One genomic region from Microcystis panniformis FACHB-1757 encodes:
- a CDS encoding homoserine dehydrogenase, with protein MTFKIGLLGFGVVGTGTAKILLDPFGRHPVLKEITIGRVGVRSLDKPREIELSPQLLTTDLESIVTDPEIDIIVELLGGLEPARSLILQAIASGKHVVTANKAVIARFGDEIYAKASEKGVYVLLEAAVGGGIPVIKPLKQSLGANRISSIMGIVNGTTNYILTEMSQKGADFSEVLAKAQELGYAEADPTADVDGFDAADKIAILASLGFGGRVKREDVYCEGIRQVSAVDIAYADRLGFVIKLLAIAKDTVKEDSDTLELRVHPTLVPKTHPLANANGVYNAILVEGEPLGQVMFYGPGAGSGPTASAVVSDVMNIVGILKSSGKTKELDPLLSCIHQHYCQIAPMESLSTRFYARFLCRDVPGVIGHLGMAFGDHGVSLESVVQIGIRGDLAEIVVVTHDVREGNFRNALAAIESLEAIDSIPSILRVL; from the coding sequence GTGACCTTTAAGATTGGTTTACTCGGTTTCGGGGTTGTGGGGACGGGAACAGCGAAAATCCTCCTCGATCCTTTTGGTCGTCATCCCGTACTCAAAGAGATTACCATTGGACGAGTGGGAGTTAGATCCCTAGATAAACCGAGAGAAATTGAGCTTTCTCCCCAGCTGTTGACCACTGACCTAGAATCGATCGTTACTGACCCCGAAATTGATATTATTGTCGAATTATTGGGGGGTTTGGAACCGGCACGCTCTTTAATTCTCCAAGCAATCGCATCGGGGAAGCACGTTGTTACGGCAAATAAGGCGGTTATTGCCCGTTTTGGCGATGAAATCTACGCCAAGGCCAGTGAAAAAGGGGTTTATGTCCTCCTAGAAGCGGCCGTGGGTGGTGGCATTCCCGTCATTAAACCCTTAAAACAATCCCTCGGCGCTAATCGCATCAGCAGCATCATGGGAATTGTCAACGGCACAACTAACTATATTCTCACGGAAATGAGCCAAAAAGGGGCAGATTTTAGCGAAGTGCTGGCCAAAGCTCAGGAATTAGGCTATGCAGAAGCGGATCCGACTGCGGACGTGGATGGATTCGACGCGGCCGATAAAATTGCCATTTTAGCTTCTTTGGGTTTTGGAGGTCGGGTAAAACGGGAAGATGTTTACTGTGAAGGTATCCGGCAAGTTAGCGCCGTCGATATCGCCTACGCTGATAGACTGGGATTTGTGATTAAATTATTAGCGATCGCGAAAGATACGGTTAAGGAAGATTCCGATACCCTAGAGTTGCGGGTTCATCCGACCCTAGTACCGAAAACCCATCCCCTCGCTAATGCTAACGGAGTCTATAACGCTATTCTGGTCGAGGGGGAACCCTTGGGACAAGTGATGTTTTACGGACCGGGTGCCGGTAGCGGACCGACGGCCAGCGCGGTAGTATCGGATGTGATGAATATCGTCGGAATTTTAAAAAGTAGTGGCAAAACCAAGGAACTTGACCCGCTTTTAAGCTGTATTCACCAGCATTATTGTCAAATCGCGCCGATGGAGTCGTTATCGACCCGTTTTTATGCTCGTTTTCTCTGTCGCGATGTGCCGGGGGTAATCGGTCATTTAGGTATGGCTTTCGGCGACCATGGGGTTAGTCTAGAATCCGTGGTACAAATTGGTATTAGGGGTGATTTAGCCGAAATTGTCGTTGTCACCCACGATGTACGCGAGGGCAATTTCCGCAACGCTTTAGCAGCCATAGAGTCTTTAGAAGCTATTGACAGCATTCCTAGTATTCTCCGGGTTTTGTAA
- a CDS encoding transposase gives MPEWKSSGGKDIHPLNIESHRDLEGEGERLYLAIDTTLLWNQYCFVYLAVVCGGRAVPLMWMGLEHGSASLAFEKYEPLLDRAKGYLQGFENVMLLADRGFANQQLIQWLRKNTWHWCLRLPCDTLIYGVRRRGFGYEVRELYPPKRQACFDRNVQVWQEARITAHLALASVPGVKDNWAILSDEPPTLDTFWQYGLRFPIEHLFQGQ, from the coding sequence TTGCCAGAATGGAAGAGTAGCGGTGGAAAAGATATACATCCCCTTAATATTGAAAGCCATCGAGACTTGGAAGGAGAAGGGGAAAGACTGTATCTAGCAATAGATACCACTCTGTTGTGGAATCAATACTGCTTTGTCTATCTAGCGGTGGTCTGCGGGGGGAGAGCCGTCCCCTTGATGTGGATGGGATTAGAACATGGTAGTGCCAGCCTAGCTTTTGAGAAATACGAACCCTTGTTGGACAGAGCCAAAGGCTATCTTCAGGGCTTTGAGAATGTCATGCTGTTAGCCGACCGAGGCTTTGCCAATCAGCAATTAATTCAATGGCTCAGGAAAAATACTTGGCATTGGTGTCTTCGCTTACCTTGCGATACCCTCATTTACGGTGTTCGCCGTCGGGGTTTTGGCTATGAGGTCAGAGAACTCTATCCTCCCAAACGGCAAGCCTGCTTTGATCGCAACGTTCAAGTCTGGCAGGAGGCTAGAATCACTGCTCATCTTGCTTTAGCCTCTGTTCCAGGGGTTAAGGATAATTGGGCAATTCTGAGCGATGAACCTCCTACCCTTGACACCTTCTGGCAGTATGGTCTTCGTTTTCCCATTGAACATCTCTTTCAAGGGCAGTAA
- the dnaX gene encoding DNA polymerase III subunit gamma/tau yields MTYEPLHHKYRPQTFADLVGQSAIATTLSNALISERIAPAYLFTGPRGTGKTSSARILAKSLNCLSSDHPTPIPCGKCSVCQAIANGSALDVIEIDAASNTGVDNIREIIERSQFAPVQCRYKVYVIDECLTGDSLVFTETGLIPINHPEILGKRVLSYNESSGEWEYKKVLRWLNRGVKATLTIQTRNRTINCTGNHLIKTEKAWIQAKNLKIGDQILSPVNVAAVQYRPSIIKSPQWLTNFEEVIGIQEGDTESVYDLEVEDNHNFVANGLLVHNCHMLSTAAFNALLKTLEEPPDRVIFVLATTDPQRVLPTIISRCQRFDYRRIALDAMVAHLQKIAQIEAIDINLEALTLVAQIANGGLRDAESLLDQLSLLAGTITAERVWDLVGAVPERDLLTLLKVIHGNIPDQVIEQCRHLMNRGKEPLIVLQNLAGFYLNLLLAKTAPNRPEMVAVTAPTWQELCTEARTWSLEEILRGQQLLKDSETQLKNTTQPRLWLEVTLLGLLPQAQVIPLVATVAPSRPQTSAERPPEVITAPAPVNEPIKPPVITPTTSVAVPKTEVKTVASDDNHEQIWQRVLEVMEPPTTRTLLRQHGSLFSMEESSAYLSISSEQLLKMARLRLTNIESAFEAVFQRRIKVHLQVGSATAAMAAEVSQSPAAKRQAPLETAPTPPITPENKVMTVVDIPPVKEAIIEKKEAKITASGTPKTLSTELPQKILNFDSSLETLDQDVDVSEILAAAQKLAKSFDGEVVNMGYSVPENSDAETKVNKSLENMTIVRGRPDVNEILESLEEDEDLPF; encoded by the coding sequence ATGACCTACGAACCTCTACATCATAAGTATCGTCCCCAAACCTTTGCCGATTTGGTGGGACAATCAGCGATCGCCACGACCCTGAGTAATGCCTTAATCAGTGAGCGAATCGCTCCTGCATACCTATTTACTGGACCCAGAGGCACGGGGAAAACCTCCTCGGCGCGAATTTTAGCCAAATCCCTCAACTGTCTGTCTAGTGACCATCCGACACCGATTCCCTGCGGTAAATGTTCCGTCTGTCAAGCGATCGCCAATGGTTCAGCCCTAGACGTGATCGAAATTGATGCCGCTAGTAATACGGGTGTGGATAACATTCGGGAAATTATCGAGCGATCGCAATTTGCCCCCGTCCAATGTCGTTATAAAGTCTATGTCATCGATGAATGCCTGACTGGGGATAGCCTTGTTTTCACCGAAACGGGATTAATCCCCATTAATCATCCTGAGATTCTCGGAAAACGAGTTCTCAGTTACAACGAGAGCAGCGGAGAGTGGGAATATAAAAAAGTCCTGCGATGGCTAAACCGAGGCGTAAAAGCAACTTTAACCATTCAAACCAGAAATCGGACGATTAATTGCACTGGTAATCATTTGATTAAGACAGAAAAAGCATGGATACAAGCAAAAAATCTCAAAATCGGCGATCAGATCCTATCCCCTGTGAATGTGGCTGCGGTGCAATACAGGCCTAGTATCATAAAATCCCCTCAATGGCTTACAAATTTCGAGGAAGTGATAGGGATTCAAGAAGGTGACACAGAAAGCGTCTATGACCTAGAAGTGGAGGACAATCATAATTTTGTTGCCAATGGGTTATTAGTTCATAACTGCCATATGCTCAGTACGGCGGCCTTTAATGCCTTGCTGAAAACTCTGGAAGAACCGCCGGATCGAGTGATTTTTGTGCTTGCTACCACGGATCCTCAGCGTGTCTTGCCTACCATCATCTCCCGTTGTCAACGCTTTGATTATCGCCGTATTGCTCTCGATGCGATGGTGGCACACCTGCAAAAAATCGCCCAAATAGAAGCGATCGATATTAACCTAGAAGCATTAACCCTGGTGGCTCAGATCGCTAACGGTGGTTTACGCGATGCCGAAAGTCTCCTCGATCAATTAAGTTTACTCGCAGGAACGATTACGGCCGAGCGAGTCTGGGATTTGGTCGGTGCAGTCCCCGAAAGAGACCTCTTAACCCTGCTTAAAGTCATTCATGGCAATATTCCCGATCAAGTTATCGAACAATGTCGCCATCTGATGAATCGCGGGAAGGAACCTTTAATCGTCTTGCAAAATCTAGCCGGATTCTATTTAAACCTACTTTTAGCCAAAACCGCCCCTAATCGTCCAGAAATGGTGGCTGTCACCGCTCCCACTTGGCAGGAATTATGTACGGAAGCGCGTACTTGGTCTTTAGAGGAAATTCTCCGCGGTCAACAACTGCTTAAAGACAGCGAAACACAACTAAAAAACACCACTCAACCCCGTCTCTGGTTAGAAGTCACTCTATTAGGACTGTTACCGCAAGCACAGGTGATTCCGCTAGTTGCCACGGTAGCGCCTTCCCGTCCCCAAACCAGCGCCGAGAGGCCCCCGGAAGTGATCACAGCGCCGGCACCGGTTAATGAACCGATAAAACCGCCAGTTATCACCCCGACAACTAGCGTCGCAGTGCCGAAAACTGAGGTTAAAACTGTTGCCAGTGATGACAATCATGAACAAATTTGGCAGCGGGTTTTAGAAGTAATGGAACCCCCCACTACTCGCACTCTCTTGCGTCAGCACGGTAGTCTTTTTAGCATGGAAGAATCGAGTGCTTATTTAAGCATATCTTCGGAACAATTATTAAAAATGGCCCGGCTACGCTTGACTAATATTGAGTCAGCTTTCGAGGCTGTTTTTCAGCGCCGGATTAAAGTCCATTTACAGGTAGGTTCCGCCACTGCTGCCATGGCTGCGGAAGTTTCCCAATCCCCGGCGGCCAAGAGGCAAGCACCACTGGAAACCGCACCAACTCCACCAATAACTCCCGAAAATAAAGTTATGACTGTGGTGGATATTCCCCCAGTCAAAGAAGCAATTATCGAGAAAAAAGAAGCAAAGATCACTGCATCGGGAACCCCAAAAACTCTTAGCACAGAACTGCCCCAAAAAATCTTAAATTTTGATTCATCTTTAGAGACATTAGATCAAGATGTAGATGTTAGTGAAATTTTGGCAGCCGCTCAAAAGTTAGCGAAATCTTTTGATGGTGAAGTGGTCAATATGGGTTATTCAGTGCCAGAAAATTCGGACGCAGAAACTAAAGTTAATAAGTCTCTGGAAAATATGACTATCGTGCGCGGGAGACCTGATGTTAACGAAATTTTAGAGAGTTTGGAGGAGGACGAAGACCTGCCTTTTTAA
- a CDS encoding molybdopterin oxidoreductase family protein: protein MTESTKTQCPYCGVGCGLTVTPPASAGQAWKVFGDKSHPSSQGMVCVKGATVAESIDKNRLKTPMIRDSLQEQFRPCTWEEALDRIVNRIQTLIAQGEKESICLYGSGQFHTEDYYIAQKLVKGCLGVNNFDANSRLCMSSAVAAYLDSFGSDGPPCCYDDLELTDCAFLVGTNTAECHPIIFNRLHKYLKGNKEAKLIVVDPRRTKTAEAANLHLAINPGTDIDLFNGIAHLLMNWGAIDTYFIDKCTRDFGKYAEIIGHYPPEIVAPKCGIPIEDLEKAARYWAESKRVLSLWSMGINQSREGTAKARTLINLHLMTANIGRPGAGPFSLTGQPNAMGGREAGGLCHLLPGYRSVKNPQHRAEVEQAWGLPAGRISPVPGRDAWSMITGLETGDVKLLWIAATNPAVSMPDLERTKAALLKSPFTIHQDAYYPTETSAYAHLLLPAAQWGEKTGTMTNSERMVTLNKAFRPPVGQARADWQIFAEVGRRLGFEAQFNFQDSAEVYSEFAGLTYKRPCDMTGINYDRLAETPRPWPDSIDEISAPKTANSGELLGNLVKDDDKSQKTAAKRLYTDGKFNTADGRAVFAAYHSKGLAEPPDDDYPLVLTVGRLYGHWHTQTRTGRIEKIVKMHPAPFLEIHPQDAAKLGIEAGEWVEVRSRRGSARFPALITKAIAPNCVFVPMHWGALWAENSEANSLTHPAACPISLQPELKACAVKLIPLKSLVNAELSKIWV, encoded by the coding sequence ATGACTGAATCTACAAAAACCCAATGTCCTTACTGTGGAGTAGGTTGTGGTTTGACAGTCACCCCCCCCGCGTCGGCCGGACAAGCATGGAAAGTCTTCGGGGACAAGTCCCACCCCTCCAGTCAAGGTATGGTCTGTGTTAAAGGGGCTACCGTAGCGGAATCAATCGATAAAAATCGCCTCAAAACCCCGATGATTCGCGATTCTCTCCAAGAGCAATTCCGTCCTTGTACCTGGGAAGAAGCCCTCGATCGCATCGTTAACCGTATCCAAACTCTAATCGCTCAGGGGGAAAAGGAAAGTATCTGTCTATACGGTTCGGGACAATTTCACACCGAAGATTACTACATCGCCCAAAAACTGGTCAAGGGCTGTCTGGGAGTCAATAACTTTGATGCTAATTCCCGTCTCTGTATGTCTTCGGCCGTGGCCGCTTATCTGGACAGTTTCGGGTCCGACGGTCCCCCCTGCTGTTACGATGACCTAGAATTAACCGATTGTGCCTTTTTGGTGGGGACAAATACGGCCGAATGTCACCCCATCATCTTTAACCGTCTGCACAAGTATCTCAAAGGTAACAAAGAAGCGAAATTAATCGTCGTTGATCCCCGCAGGACAAAAACCGCCGAGGCCGCTAATCTCCACCTAGCCATTAACCCGGGGACCGATATTGACCTATTTAACGGTATTGCTCACCTGTTAATGAATTGGGGTGCGATCGATACCTATTTTATCGATAAATGTACCCGGGATTTCGGCAAATACGCCGAAATTATCGGCCATTATCCCCCCGAAATAGTCGCCCCTAAATGCGGCATCCCCATCGAGGATTTAGAAAAGGCTGCCCGCTACTGGGCCGAATCGAAAAGAGTGCTTTCCCTCTGGTCGATGGGTATCAATCAATCTAGGGAAGGCACGGCCAAAGCCCGCACTTTAATCAATTTACACCTAATGACGGCTAATATCGGTAGGCCGGGGGCCGGTCCTTTTTCCCTAACCGGACAACCCAACGCCATGGGGGGACGGGAAGCCGGCGGCCTCTGCCATCTTCTCCCCGGTTATCGTTCCGTCAAAAATCCCCAACACCGGGCCGAAGTGGAACAAGCTTGGGGTTTACCCGCCGGTCGGATTTCTCCCGTCCCCGGTCGCGATGCTTGGAGTATGATTACTGGTTTGGAGACGGGAGATGTCAAACTTCTCTGGATTGCCGCCACTAATCCGGCCGTTAGTATGCCTGATCTAGAACGTACCAAGGCGGCCCTGTTAAAATCACCTTTTACTATCCATCAGGATGCCTACTATCCCACGGAAACCAGCGCCTATGCCCATTTATTACTGCCAGCGGCCCAATGGGGCGAAAAAACGGGAACAATGACCAATTCTGAGCGCATGGTGACGTTAAATAAGGCTTTTCGCCCTCCCGTGGGACAAGCTCGGGCCGACTGGCAAATTTTTGCCGAAGTCGGTCGCCGTTTGGGTTTTGAGGCACAATTTAATTTTCAGGATTCGGCCGAGGTATATTCCGAGTTTGCCGGCTTGACATATAAACGTCCTTGTGATATGACAGGGATTAATTATGATCGCCTGGCCGAGACTCCCCGACCGTGGCCCGATTCCATCGATGAAATTTCCGCCCCTAAAACCGCTAATTCCGGGGAATTACTAGGTAATTTAGTTAAAGATGACGATAAAAGCCAAAAAACAGCCGCAAAACGCCTTTATACCGATGGTAAATTTAATACTGCCGATGGACGTGCTGTTTTCGCAGCCTACCACAGTAAAGGTCTAGCGGAACCCCCGGACGATGATTATCCCCTAGTGTTGACCGTGGGGCGTTTGTACGGTCACTGGCACACCCAAACCCGCACCGGCCGCATCGAGAAAATTGTCAAAATGCACCCCGCACCTTTTCTGGAAATTCATCCCCAAGATGCGGCAAAATTGGGCATAGAAGCTGGGGAATGGGTGGAGGTGCGTTCTCGTCGCGGTTCTGCCCGTTTTCCCGCTTTAATTACCAAAGCAATTGCTCCTAATTGTGTCTTTGTGCCGATGCACTGGGGGGCCCTATGGGCAGAAAATTCTGAGGCCAATAGTCTCACCCATCCGGCCGCTTGTCCGATTTCCCTGCAACCAGAATTAAAAGCTTGTGCTGTCAAATTAATCCCGTTGAAGTCTTTAGTTAATGCCGAATTATCGAAAATTTGGGTTTAA
- a CDS encoding 2OG-Fe(II) oxygenase encodes MTTDFIEIYEHALRPELCEEIRHRFEASHRKSDGRIGHGVDKSKKNSTDITITGLSEWSDLHSQILDSTLRHLMLYIRKYPYLVTSAFALSWQEPATGLVRPLTTSDVGAASDLELAEYLFRVFRPGAINVQKYSKSVGGYYYWHSEIYPRDPAAETLHRVLLFMFYLNDVERGGETEFLYQERKLKPTSGTMVIAPAGFTHTHRGNVPESHDKYILSSWILFNRAEQLYARKPNPA; translated from the coding sequence ATGACAACTGACTTTATCGAGATCTACGAACACGCTTTACGCCCAGAATTGTGCGAAGAGATCAGGCATCGTTTCGAAGCCAGCCACCGCAAGTCGGATGGACGGATCGGTCATGGAGTCGACAAATCCAAGAAGAACAGCACCGACATCACCATCACAGGCCTCTCCGAGTGGAGCGATTTGCACAGTCAGATACTCGACAGCACACTGCGTCACCTGATGTTGTACATTCGCAAGTATCCATACCTGGTCACGAGTGCGTTCGCATTAAGCTGGCAAGAGCCGGCTACCGGACTGGTCAGGCCGTTAACAACTTCGGATGTTGGAGCGGCATCGGACCTGGAACTCGCCGAGTATTTGTTCAGAGTATTTCGACCCGGAGCGATCAACGTTCAGAAATACTCGAAGAGTGTCGGTGGTTACTACTACTGGCATTCGGAAATCTATCCTCGCGACCCAGCTGCCGAGACGCTCCATCGCGTCCTTTTGTTTATGTTCTATCTGAACGATGTAGAGCGCGGTGGTGAGACGGAGTTCTTGTACCAAGAACGGAAGCTCAAGCCGACCTCTGGGACGATGGTGATCGCTCCCGCCGGTTTTACCCATACCCATCGCGGCAATGTGCCCGAGTCGCACGACAAATACATTCTGAGCAGCTGGATCTTGTTCAACCGCGCCGAGCAGCTCTATGCGCGCAAACCCAATCCGGCGTGA